From the genome of Corallococcus macrosporus DSM 14697:
CGTGCAGCTCCCCAAGACGCTCATGATGCTCTCCGAGATGCGCGGCATGCTGACGGAGTTCGGCCGCCGTGGCGCCGAGCAGCGCCGCATCTCCACCAACATGCTGTTCGGCGTGGAGAACGCCGTGAAGGCGCTCAAGGGCCGTCACGAGGCGCTGCTGGACAAGGCGTTCTTCGCGCAGAAGGTCGCCGCCGAGCAGGAGCTGCGCAAGAAGGTCAACGCCAACCCGGAGATGAAGAAGAAGTACGGCGCGGCCTGGGACGAGATCGCCAAGGCCCAGACGGAGCTGCGCAACATCCGCAAGGACCTGGCGTTCATGGAGAACGGCAGCGGCCTGTCCTCCACGCTCTTCTCCCTGGCCCGCACGCTGGTGCGTGGCGCCGAGGAGCTCAACAAGCCGAACGGCGAGCGCCTGCGTGAGTTCAACCAGGCCAACGTCCCGGCCCTGGAGGCCCAGCTCTTCAGCCCCGCCCCCATCTACCCGGAGCTGGAGATCGCCCGGCTGACGTTCAGCCTCACCAAGATGCGCGAGGAGCTGGGCTCGGACCACCCCTTCGTGAAGAAGGTGCTGGGCAAGGAGTCCCCGGAGAAGCTGGCCGCCCGGCTGGTGAAGGGCACCAGGCTGCGTGACGTGAAGGCCCGCCAGGCGCTCTACAAGGGCGGCAAGGCGGCCATCGCGGCGTCCAAGGACCCGATGGTCCAGCTCGCCGCGGCGCTGGACCCGGACATGCGCGCCGTCCGCAAGTCGTATGAGGAGAACGTCGAGTCCGTCATCCGCAAGAACAGCGAGCTGGTGGCCAAGGCCAAGTTCGACATCTACGGCACCAACCAGTACCCGGACGCGACCTTCAGCCTGCGCCTGTCCTACGGCGCGGTGAAGGGCTACACGGAGAACGGCAAGCAGGTCAGCCCCATCACCCAGATGGCCGGCACCTTCGCGCACGCCACGGGCGAGGAGCCCTTCGCCCTGCCGAAGTCCTGGCTGAAGAACGAGAAGGCGCTCGACGGCACCACGCCGATGAACTTCGTCTCCACCAACGACATCATCGGCGGCAACTCCGGCTCGCCCGTCATCAACAAGGACGCGGAGATCGTCGGCATCGTGTTCGACGGCAACATCCACTCC
Proteins encoded in this window:
- a CDS encoding S46 family peptidase; the encoded protein is MKRLFVIATLLGAAPAMADEGMWTYNNFPSAKVKEKYGFEPSQQWLDNARLSSARLAGGCSASFVSANGLVMTNHHCARGCIDQLSTAKKNYIANGFYAKTQAAETQCPAMEINQLVKITDVTETLNKATQGLTGKKYADTLKAKMSELEQACSAGNAKARCDVVTLYQGGQYNLYEYKRFQDVRLVMAPEHAIAFFGGDPDNFEFPRYDLDVTFLRVYEDGKPATTNNFFKWSDKGAKEGELTFISGHPGRTSRGLTVAELEFHRDVQLPKTLMMLSEMRGMLTEFGRRGAEQRRISTNMLFGVENAVKALKGRHEALLDKAFFAQKVAAEQELRKKVNANPEMKKKYGAAWDEIAKAQTELRNIRKDLAFMENGSGLSSTLFSLARTLVRGAEELNKPNGERLREFNQANVPALEAQLFSPAPIYPELEIARLTFSLTKMREELGSDHPFVKKVLGKESPEKLAARLVKGTRLRDVKARQALYKGGKAAIAASKDPMVQLAAALDPDMRAVRKSYEENVESVIRKNSELVAKAKFDIYGTNQYPDATFSLRLSYGAVKGYTENGKQVSPITQMAGTFAHATGEEPFALPKSWLKNEKALDGTTPMNFVSTNDIIGGNSGSPVINKDAEIVGIVFDGNIHSLGGEYGFDESVNRSVSVHSEAIIESLTKIYGATRLLEELRPGSTKVPPVKASPAK